In the genome of Sardina pilchardus chromosome 17, fSarPil1.1, whole genome shotgun sequence, the window TTCGCACATCTGTGCGGGCTTCCAGTAACTTGGTTGAAGTCTTCGTTGATGGAAAGCCAATTATGGTGGAGCCTGGTACTACAGTGCTTCAGGTAAATAATTTCATTAGCAACCCTACATGGAATGTtggcaataataataacaacatgtAGAAGTCAAACTACCAGTACCACCCTTGATTGCACCCTCAGCTACTGGACTACCCCCTAATTAAAGAATCTATCTAGAACTAGTTTTCTCCTACAGGAGAATAATGTAATGCTTTATCACAAATCCTTGTTCCTGTCGAAGTCATGACAACACAATGTGATTCTCCACAGGCTTGTGAGAAGGTCGGCGTGCAGATCCCCCGTTTCTGTTTCCATGAGCGTCTGTCGGTGGCAGGGAACTGCCGCATGTGTTTGGTGGAGATCGAGAGAGCGCCGAAGGTAATGCTCTCACGATGGACTGGAACTTGCTAAATTTCCCAAATTGCTCATTGTACTGAATCTTTCTGCAGTCAAGATCTGTTTCTTTAGGGGTTAATTCACTTTGTCTTGTGTATTCTTactatgtctgttttttttatgtgacaGCCTGTGGCAGCATGTGCTATGCCTGTTATGAAGGGCTGGAACATTCTGACAGACTCGGAGAAGACACGCAAGGCCAGGTAGTGCATACATATCGCCAATTTATTAAATCATAATTTTGTGTCCTGCGAATAACACATATTAGTTATTTTTCCAGGTATGTGATTGTTTTTGTCATCATCTGTGTTATATAGGGAGGGTGTAATGGAGTTCCTGCTGGCTAACCATCCTTTGGACTGTCCAATCTGTGACCAAGGAGGAGAGTGTGACCTCCAGGTAATGAAAATGTGATTGGCTTGGCCATTTTGAGTGTGGCGTCGCTATAGTTAGCAGTCTCTTTATCTGAATGACAATGTACCGGCGTGACCATATAAGAAAGATTAAAACACtaactgtatgtgtttgtcgtGCAGGACCAGTCCATGCAGTTCGGCACAGACAGGAGCCGCTTTACGGAGGGCAAGAGAGCAGTTGAGGACAAGAACATCGGGCCGCTCATCAAGACCATCATGACACGCTGCATTCAGTGCACACGTTGCGTCCGGTAAGAATATCGTCCGTCTGTTCCATAAGTCAGAGTTTGACCTTGAGGAGAATTACATCAGTAATGAATCAGTTCAAGGACAGaaagtaggctatttgaagTGTGAACTCGGCAGGTCAGAATGAAATCTATTTAAGATTCATGATGGAGAGTTTTTACTTGAGAACCAATGTTGATGGTTTTTCATTGGTTTGAGAATGTTCCATATGTGTGACTTTGCAGCTTCttgtttatttaacatttaCAAATCAACAATATTTACAGTGTTTTTATTGCATGTGTTGTCAAATGTAACAAGCCATATACAGTAAGTTCATGGTACAATCCATTCTAATGTGATTATTTCTCTTAACGTACACAGCTTTGCTAGTGAGATTGCGGGTGTTGAAGACCTCGGTACAACAGGCAGAGGCAACTCCATGCAGATCGGTACCTATGTGGAGAAAATGTTCATGTCGGAGCTGTCTGGAAATGTGATTGATGTTTGTCCTGTGGGAGCGCTCACCTCCAAGCCCTACGCTTTTACCTCACGTCCCTGGGAGACCAGGTATGAGTCTCCAACTGTAGCATGCATCTTAACAATAGTGTGTAAATGTTGGGTTGTCCTAGTGTatctccactcactcactcactctgtctctctctctctctcactcacacacacacacacacacacacccacacacacacacatacacatacatgcacatatatgcacgcacactcCATCTATTGTCTATTGtctgtttcttcctctctctgtctctgtttgtctgtacatgtatctgcatgtactgtaattgAGCAAAAGTCATCATCTATCTGTGCAAGTGTGATCTGCACCTTCATTCCAACTCTTCACTCATTTTCGCTCACAGGAAGACCGAGTCCATAGATGTGATGGATGCACTGGGAAGTAATATTGTTCTGAGCACCAGAGGAGGGGAGGTCATGAGGGTTCTGCCTCGTCTCAATGAGGACGTTAACGAGGAGTGGATCTCCGACAAGACCAGGTAGGCCTGGGCCCTGGCGCGTTCTGAGATGTCAGCAACTCGGGCTATCCCGGTGTTTGGGATTTTATGAGGGGACGCAGCTACAtctgttgttttctttattgCAGTGTACTACGCacttcaaagacacacacacacacacacacactgtgttttttGTTACTCATGCACTACTGCAAACAGTATTGATATTATTgattcttactttctttctttttttcttggcTTCCCTTCCCCTCAGGTTTGCCTATGATGGCTTGAAGAGGCAGCGTCTGACCCAGCCCATGGTGAAGGACGCCTCAGGCCAGCTGGCTGCCACAACGTGGGAGGATGCGCTCACCCGTGTGGCTGGAGTGGTAAGTGCATCCGCACAGTAcgcttgtgtgtgcctgtgcgtgctaTGTACACATCTTTTTACACGTGGTGTTCTATTTTGAGCTATATGGACTATACATTGCTTGTGGAGTATGTTTGAGTTGTCCTCAAAAGCTCTGATAACAACagttgactctctctctctccctctctctctctctcctctctctctctctctctctctctctctctctctctctctctctctctctctctctctctctctctctctctctctctctctctctctccagtatgtgAATTGTTAGACAAAAATAAACTGAAATTCCTAGAATGTTACAAAAGTCGCGTTTGAATCCCGCAGCTCCAGACCGTGCAGGGGAACGAGGTAGCCGCCATTGCCGGTGGCATGGTGGACGCTGAGTCTTTGGTGTCCCTGAAGGACCTGCTCAATCGCCTCAACAGCGACAACCTCTGTACCGAGGAGGTCTTTCCCATGGCCGGGGCAGGGTGAGTGCCTCCCTATGAGACTCTGCAGGGTTCTTGGAACGCAACAGAGATTAAATGCTCTGGGCAGGGGAGGGTGTTCATAAATTCCGATGTCGTCTGATGCTTCACTTGGCAGAAGAAAAATGGTTTGACTTTTTGAATGCCATTAGAGTAATTTGTTTGCTTCTTCTGAAGTATGGGCTTTGGTTTGGGGTGGGTCAGTGCCTGCTATTGCAGTGAGTAATTATTTTCTCCAACGGGATAACTGCTAGACTCACATTGTAGTGATTGGAAATTTTACAGAACACTGTTACCATGCGTATAACATGTtgtaaactgcattttgttgtctttgtacttgttctCTGCGCAATGACAATACAGTTGAATCTTTTataaatctaatctaataagGGCTTAAAAGATTAATAAAAAATCTACTAATCTATACAGAATCAGTCAATACAGTCTATAGATGTATAATGTTTATGAACTTtgccataatattctagcctgGTGGAATCTTtaagattaagggtctggccacaaataatgaaaatgcatttgaaaatctcacttcacgcaattggataacactacgaccaatgtttactctgactgattctggacgtcggcgcaattggataacactacgaccaaaaacGAAAGTTGTAGCGCTATCGTCATCAGTTTAACTCGCCCACTACTTTTTTGGTTTCCCCCGATGCCTGGggtaaaagtaacgtgcatcattgcttgtggccagagtatcttacggacacaattcaaattgtgctctcgcgctACTCTTGTATCAGGCCTTAAATGTATTCCTCTGTCTGAGCACTGTCGTCTCTCCTGTAGTGCTGACCTGCGCTCCAACTACCTGCTGAACTCACGCATCGCCGGTATTGAGGAGTGTGATTTTCTGCTGCTTGTTGGGACCAACCCACGCTACGAGGCTCCACTCTTCAACGCCCGTATCCGCAagaggtaccacacacacacacacacacccatacactctcacacgtaGCCTTTTTCCACCAAACTGTTCTGTTCCAgttcgcgaaccaacatttgaaccgttcggagcatttttaccaaaaagaaaaacagttcGGAACGTGGCACTTTGGTTTGGAGCTTGAACAATAAaatagtgtttttttccctgtgaGCCCGAATGGGCGTGTCATTCCATGTCTGTGTCATAACTCTTGTTTATGCGTGCAACACCCTCTGTTGTTGACACTTGATTCCGTTTAAAACTGGTTGAAATGctggctggttcactagatagcaacAAGGTTCAACCAATTCTTAACCAAACCGGTTCAAGACTGCATTCTCTGTTGGTCGGAAAACGTCCacagacacagtgagagagtaAAGCCTATGCATGAATAAGTACACATTGTTTTTGATGGCCAAAGGCAAAGTGAGGATTGATGCTGGCTGAGTGATTTATTGCCACGTCATATTTCATGAAAGTTTTCCTACAGTACCTGTGCATTTTTGTTTGGATGCAGAAAATCAATCTTTGTGAGCATTTACCAAACAGATGGCATGAATTCTGTGTAGAAAACTGTTGTGTGTTCTGAATACACTAATGCCAGCACTAAATTATCATCAACGTATAGAGATAATAACATGAGTGGAATCGAGATTTGATGTATGGGCATTAATGACGTGAACAATTGTTACAGCTGGCTGCATAATGAGCTGCAGGTGGCAATGGTGGGCCACCAGGTAGAGCTCAGCTACTCCTATGATCACCTGGGAGACTCCACGCAGGTGTTGAAGGACATTGCCGCCGGCACACATCCCTGCAGCAAGGTAAACCGCCGTCTTTGTGgaaatagggctcgggcaccgGCAGAcgcgttgcattctaggaatattacCGCCATATTACCACTACAGAGCAACATACACGAAAGTAACACgaacacactaacaggcgggagtaaatccttGCAAGgcgcatagtaaactaaggagtgaggctgccaatatggctgcccgcaaagttttgaTGTCACGATCCCGAGCCTTATGAAAATTTGATTGGGAGGTTGGGGATCATGCCGTAATTTCTGGAGTGAGGTGTTTCTGATTGTTTATCCTCCTGTGCCAGGTATTGGCCCAGGCCAAGCGACCAGTGGTGGTGGTTGGCAGTGCCACGCTTCAGAGGGCTGATGGGGCAGCCATAATGAACGCAGTCTCCACCATCGCTCAGAATGCCCGTGCGAGCAGTGGCGtggaggagggatggaaggTCCTGAATGTACTTCACAGGTCTGCTACATGCATGGTCATATGTGTCGTTGGATTTAGATCTACACAGAAGCAATTGTTCATACTGATACTGATGACTGTTGTGTTATAGATCTGCATACATTTTGAGTGCAATTGAATAGAGCATGCTTAAAAACAAACTGGTAGACCATGGTGGGAATGTATTTGTGATTCATTGATTGACTCACAGGGTGGCCAGTCAGGTTGCTGCGCTGGATCTGGGATACAAGCCAGGGGTGGAGGCCATCAGACAGGCCCCGCCCAAGGTGCTGTTCTTGCTGGGAGCTGATGCTGGTTGCATCACTCGCCAGGACCTGCCCAAGGGCAGCTTCATCATCTACCAGGGTGGGTTTAATGAGGGAGACAAAACCCTTCACTTCCaccatgcatgcactcactcaaaCCAGACTCATAGATAATCACACGTACACTAATTTCTATTTACTGGTTCAAACATGTAGACGCACTACATAGAATTTCATTTTATACATAAAAATGTGTTGGTTTGGTGGAGGACATCGGTTTGTTTAGAAGATTCAATGCATCCCGTGTCTGACCTACCTATTTCTTGGGTCACTGCCGTTCAGGTCACCATGGCGATGTGGGAGCCCCCATGGCGGACATCATCTTGCCCGGCGCAGCGTACACAGAGAAGAACGGCACCTACGTCAACACTGAGGGCCGTGCCCAGCAGACCCGGATCGCTGTAACCGCGCCCGGCATGGCCCGCGAGGACTGGAGGATACTCAGGGCCGTGTCTGAGGTATTCACACACTTTCCGCATCGAACTCTGCAAGGAGAATTTTATGCATGCTTGCATAGCAAAATGTGTTGCCCACATTTTTGTAACGCAGCACAAGTGTgagtgtcatgtcatgtcatgcttTGGTCTTTACATACTCAGAAACACGCAAGAACACTTTTACGTTTCTGAAGAGTGAGTTcactcacatatatacacacacatgaaatgcaAATGTGGATGAgagtatctacagtatgataTGCATATCAGGAAACCACAGTGACGCCACAATTGTTAATGAGTAATATTGTTATCTGATACATACATCGAGGCAAATGTCAATTTAATGTGCATTTCATTGTTACATTACTAATGCAATGTTTTGGTCAGCTGTATAGTTATCCAGACAAATACATTAACTAACAGAAATCAAGCGTGTGTATCCCACACAGTTGGGTTGTTGTATGTgtactgattttttttgtgtgtgtgttggtatccTAGTTGGCTGGTGTCACACTGCCCTACGACACCCTGGCAGAGGTGAGGGATCGACTGGAAGAAGTGGCTCCCAACCTGGTGCGCTACGATGATGTGGAGCAGGCCAACTACTTCAAGCAGGCCAACGAACTTGCACAGGTCCAGCATTGTACCCGTTACATTTCTCGCACTACATTTGCGACCACCTTGAGACTTGAAGTAGCTGTGTATGCACCTGTCAGTCTTCTTATATGTGTGGTTTTCTTTTGCAGACTGTCGATCAGACATTACTAGCTGAACCTCTGGTCCCTCCTCAGCTTACCGTTAAAGACTTCTACATGACAGGTACCTTTTTTAATATGTTTCTTTATGTAACTAAATAATAATTCTCAATAGTATGTTTTTCTGTGGATAGTGTGTATGGTATCTTGTAATAGCTGCTATATAATAATAGTCTGAGAGTGTAGGTGTGAGACAGGTGCGGTTTGGCCACCTTCCATTATAAACCTTTGTTTGGGAGTGTGATGACCTAACAGCTCTGTTTCTCACAACACTTGTCTAGGACAGGGTCTCGTGAAGATTTATCCACCTATGTGCAgaatttatgtgtgttttttttttttttaaagaatggtTTGAGTGTaatactgtctgtctgtctcccagaTCCCATCAGCCGGGCATCCCAGACGATGGCAAAGTGTGTGAAAGCGGCGACTGAGGGGGCAGATGCTGTTGATGAGCCTTCCATTTGCTAAAACACTTCCTTGTCTGTCCGATCAAATGCATAACCTACATGTGTGAGACCTTCGTCCTTAACTCAAACCTACcgccaacacacatacatacacacacacacacacacttcagtcaataTCACCTTAAACGCAATATTCACAAGTGTCTCCGAAGTTCCATGCCAACTCTGACCTGTCGTCTTTCAGAACCAGAATTGTTCAAACCAGTTCATAAACAAGTGTGACATTTTATTCTTGCTTTATATATTTAAGTATGGTATGCTTAGGCAAACAATATCGTTGTAAAGATTTCATTCCCAAGTGAAGGTCGTGGGGAGCAGCTTTGTTAAAGAAAGCGTATACTGTGGTGAAAAATGAATAAAGC includes:
- the ndufs1 gene encoding NADH-ubiquinone oxidoreductase 75 kDa subunit, mitochondrial, encoding MLRLPAVSRAIAGVAHSKACLAPASNVRTSVRASSNLVEVFVDGKPIMVEPGTTVLQACEKVGVQIPRFCFHERLSVAGNCRMCLVEIERAPKPVAACAMPVMKGWNILTDSEKTRKAREGVMEFLLANHPLDCPICDQGGECDLQDQSMQFGTDRSRFTEGKRAVEDKNIGPLIKTIMTRCIQCTRCVRFASEIAGVEDLGTTGRGNSMQIGTYVEKMFMSELSGNVIDVCPVGALTSKPYAFTSRPWETRKTESIDVMDALGSNIVLSTRGGEVMRVLPRLNEDVNEEWISDKTRFAYDGLKRQRLTQPMVKDASGQLAATTWEDALTRVAGVLQTVQGNEVAAIAGGMVDAESLVSLKDLLNRLNSDNLCTEEVFPMAGAGADLRSNYLLNSRIAGIEECDFLLLVGTNPRYEAPLFNARIRKSWLHNELQVAMVGHQVELSYSYDHLGDSTQVLKDIAAGTHPCSKVLAQAKRPVVVVGSATLQRADGAAIMNAVSTIAQNARASSGVEEGWKVLNVLHRVASQVAALDLGYKPGVEAIRQAPPKVLFLLGADAGCITRQDLPKGSFIIYQGHHGDVGAPMADIILPGAAYTEKNGTYVNTEGRAQQTRIAVTAPGMAREDWRILRAVSELAGVTLPYDTLAEVRDRLEEVAPNLVRYDDVEQANYFKQANELAQTVDQTLLAEPLVPPQLTVKDFYMTDPISRASQTMAKCVKAATEGADAVDEPSIC